TTTAAGGAGGTAGGGATGAAGCATTTTAGGAGGATCAGTGTCACACTGGTTGTTTTGGTATTGTTGGTGACTTTAGTGGGTATTGCAGGTTTTACTGCCTGTAAACCAGAGGAGAAGAAACCTGTTGTTCTAACCTTTGCAAAAGCAGGCGATGCTGTAAAGCTTGATCCAGCGGATGTAACAGATGGAGAGTCTGTTACCGTTATGGACAATATCTTTGAGGGACTTGTAAGGTATAAACCAGGTACTACAGAGATTGAACCATGTCTTGCAACAAGCTGGGATATAAGTGATGATGGAAAGGTATTCACTTTCCATTTAAGAAAGGGTGTAAAATTCCATGATGGGACAGATTTCAATGCCGATGCAGTAGTTTTCTCTCTTGAAAGACAAAGGGATCCAAATCACCCATTCCATAAGTATGGTGAATGGGCATACTGGGGATGGGTTTTTGGAGCAGTTGAGAAGACTGAAAAGGTGGATGATTATACTGTAAAGATAACACTCAAGGAGAAATTTGCTCCATTCCTTACAACCATGGCTATGTTTACAGCGTTTATAGTGAGTCCAACAAGTGCAGAAAAATGGGGAGAAGAATGGTATGCACATCCTGTAGGAACAGGTCCTTTTAAGTTCGTTGAATGGATCAAAGATGATCATATAACACTGGAGAAGTTTGATGATTACTGGGGAGAAAAGCCAAAGATTGATAAGTTAATTTTTAAGGTAATTCCAGATGCCTCTGTAAGATTACTTGAGCTTCAGCAGGGTAATGTTCAGGGAATGGAGTTTCCAAATCCAGACGATCTTGAGAAGATCAAGAGCGATCCAAATCTGAAGCTTTTATCTCAGCCGGGTCTTAATATAGGATATCTTGCAATGAATATGGGTGAGGATACTCCTGGTTATGATCCACATTTTGGTGATGTGAGGGTAAGAAAGGCAGTAAACTATGCTATTAATAAGAAGGATATTGTGAAACACCTCTATAAAGGGACCGCTGTTCCAGCAAAGAATCCACTTCCTCCAACACTCTGGGGATACAACGATGAGATAGAAGATTATGAATATAATCCTGAGAAAGCAAAGGAACTTTTGGCTGAGGCAGGTTATCCAGATGGTTTTGAAACAAATCTCTGGGCAATGCCTGTTGCAAGACCATACATGTTTGATCCTCAAAAGATTGCTGAGGCAATTCAAGCAGACCTTGAGAAGGTTGGAATTAAAGCTAAAATAGTAAGCTATGACTGGGGTACATACCTTCAAAAAACAGAAGCTGGAGAACATGCAATGTGTTTACTTGGATGGACAATGGATTATCCTGACCCTGATAACATTCTCTATGTACTTCTTGATAAAGATGCTGCAACAGTTGGAAGTGCAGGAAATGTTGCCTTCTACAGGAATGACAAGGTTCATGAACTCAATATGAAGGCTAAACAGACATACGATAGAGCAGAGAGAAAAAAATACTATAAGGAGATTCAGGAGATTATTCATGAAGATGCACCATGGGTTTGCCTTGCACACGCAAATCAGATGCTTGTATTTAGAAAAAATGTTAAAGGGTTTAAGATTTATCCAACTGGTGACTATCACTTTGACACAACCTATATTGAGGAGGAAGGTAAGTAATTTTTCTTTAGAGGGGGAATTCCCCCCTCTCTTTTTATGAGC
This window of the Caldisericia bacterium genome carries:
- a CDS encoding ABC transporter substrate-binding protein, giving the protein MKHFRRISVTLVVLVLLVTLVGIAGFTACKPEEKKPVVLTFAKAGDAVKLDPADVTDGESVTVMDNIFEGLVRYKPGTTEIEPCLATSWDISDDGKVFTFHLRKGVKFHDGTDFNADAVVFSLERQRDPNHPFHKYGEWAYWGWVFGAVEKTEKVDDYTVKITLKEKFAPFLTTMAMFTAFIVSPTSAEKWGEEWYAHPVGTGPFKFVEWIKDDHITLEKFDDYWGEKPKIDKLIFKVIPDASVRLLELQQGNVQGMEFPNPDDLEKIKSDPNLKLLSQPGLNIGYLAMNMGEDTPGYDPHFGDVRVRKAVNYAINKKDIVKHLYKGTAVPAKNPLPPTLWGYNDEIEDYEYNPEKAKELLAEAGYPDGFETNLWAMPVARPYMFDPQKIAEAIQADLEKVGIKAKIVSYDWGTYLQKTEAGEHAMCLLGWTMDYPDPDNILYVLLDKDAATVGSAGNVAFYRNDKVHELNMKAKQTYDRAERKKYYKEIQEIIHEDAPWVCLAHANQMLVFRKNVKGFKIYPTGDYHFDTTYIEEEGK